TGCTTAATGTTCCTGCCTGGTGCTCCATATGCCTGGCAGGGCTTGCTGATGCCCAGCAATGCTCATGCCAGGATTCCAGAAGAGAGCCAGCCACCCAGCAAGCAGGTTAAGCCGCTCTTCCGACACTTCCGCCGGATAGATTCCTGCCTGCAGACCCGAGTGGCATTCAGGGGCTCCGATGAGAGTGAGTATGACCATTAGGAAGAGCAGAACTTCTGGAGAAGCCCTGGGGGCTGGTTGGGTCCCTGGGCCTTTGTACACCAGCAGTGGAGTCTCCGAAGGCCCTTTCACGGCCTCTTCCCTGTCTCCGTTCTTCAGTCTTCTGCCGGGTCTACATGCCTGATCACTCTTACGTGACCATACGCAGTCGCCTCTCGGCATCAGTGCAAGACATTCTGGGCTCTGTGACAGAGAAGCTGCAGTACTCGGAGGAGCCTGCGGAGCGTGAGGATGCCCTCATCCTCGTAGCTGTTGCTTCCTCTGGAGGTGAGAATCAGCACACTAGGCAGGGGTAAAAACTAAATCCCAGATCCTCGAGGAGGCTTCAAGTGTGTCATCCTGGGTCCAGCTTTGGTGAGTACATCACCTGGGAGCCCCTACCCCAAACCTTCAGGATTAGAATCTGCATTTAGACCAGCCTTCCCTGGAGATTCCTACGAATATCTAAATTTGGGACACACTGGTACAGAAACCTTGGGTTCTGGCCTAGGTGTTGCCTGATACTATTAGCTACTTGGAGAGTGTGTTCAGGGTCCTTCACACACACCTCTCCCCAGCATCTTACATGCTCCACTTTTTTTCCCTCAAACTGAAAACATAGGGGAGCCTCCAATCCTatggagaagcagagagccagCGATGCAgcatagcgtgtgtgtgtgtgtgtgtgtgtgtgtgtgtgtgtgtgtgtgtgtgtgtgtaagaaagacaagatctcatatataagcccaggctggtctgaactTTGCAGgcttttctgcctctgcttcccggtGCTAAGGTCTCAGGCATGCTCCATCATGTTCATCTTATCCTctttttccataaagaaaaaagTATCGCAGCCTGTCCAGTGTCTCAGGGATGAGGGGGGGGTGAGAGAGGAGCTACCTATGGGGTGGAGTCTATAAAGGcaaaagaaatcatttgacaagTTTTAGATAAATATTCTCTCGGCTGGTGATGATGCTGGTCCTGCTGGTCTTGGATACGTGTCAGAGTAGTGTTGTGGGCTCCCGCATGGGAAGGGGGATGGTGGCTCAGGTATGTGAAGGCTGTGGGTAACCAAAGCTGAACAGCCTGTTCTTCTGCAGAGAAAGTCCTCCTCCAGCCAACGGAGGACTGCGTTTTCACCACACTGGGTATCAACAGCCACCTATTTGCCTGTACCCGGGACAGCTACGAGGCCCTAGTAAGCATTCCTTTACCTGTCTCTGCTGGTAATGAGAGATGCGAGAGGTGGGGCTGAGTCTCTCACCTTACACCCACCCCCCACTACCCACCCAGGATCCAAGTTCCTCTTACCCCACCTGCCACCAGGTACCCCTTCCAGAGGAGATCCAGGTCTCCCCAGGAGACACAGAGATCCACCGGGTGGAGCCTGAAGATGTGGCCAATCATCTCACTGCTTTCCACTGGGAGCTCTTCCGATGTGTGCACGAGGTGAGGCAGAAGCTTGTGCTAGGCTAGGCGGCCGCCGGGAATGTGCTCCCTGGAGTCTGCTTTGCTGACAGACGCTCCTAGCTAGAAGGCTCACACGTGGGCTGTGCACAGTTACAACCTTTATAGGACTTTGGTCCTTCAGGGtctagttcagttggtagagtgcttgcctactgtGTGCAAAATCCCGGGCTTGGTCCTCACCACTGAGtgaaccaggcgtggtggtgcacgcttgtCGTCGTCTCAGGACTcgggaagtggaagcagaaggatccaaactatcctgggctacatgatgagttcgaggccaggctgagatacataaaacaaactcaaaacaacaaacaaaaaaatatgaggGCTAGAAAACTGGCTGAGAGGTTAAGATGCTGATGTTTCAGAGGGTCAGTAGGATTCCCAGCTccagtggcttacaaccacctgtaattccagcttcaggggttctaatgccctcttctggcctctgcagaaatgtgcacatacacttacacacagagccccccccatccccccacacaTATGAAATCTAAAAGtcttaatttgttgttgtttttgaaacaggatctcggagtgtagccctggctgtcctggaactcactctgtagaccaggctggcctcaaactcagaaatccacctgcctctgcctcctaagtgctgggattaaaggtgtgcaccactatgcctggcaaatTTATTTTacgatttatttttaattgtacatgcatgtgcatgaataTATCCATGCATATGAGAGTGCAGGTGCCCAGATGCCAGAaacatcagattcccctggagctggacttccAGAGAGTTGTAAGCTGTGTGGCATGGGTGCCGGGAACCAAATTTAGGTTCCCTGGAAGATCAGTACacatttttaaccactgagtaacatctccagcccccctgcaactaaaatcattttaattattattattattattatttatttctgactATCTCTGCAAGATCAGTTTGTGCTCTcaaaacactgagccatctcttcagctcccaaaATCTCTTAAGAGAGATaggtagggctggtgagatggctcagcggttaagagcactgactgctcctccaaagatcctgggttcaattcccagaaaccacatggtggctcacaaccatctgtaatggtggtttgaaaacagagacactgtactcatataaataaaacaaatctgagagagagagagagagagagagagagagagagagagagagagagagaaagggctggagagatggctcaatggttaagagcactgaagagcacagactgctctttatgaaggtcctgagttcaaaccccagcagccacatggtggctcacaatcaccaaTAATGgcatctgacgacctcttctggtgtgtctgaagacagctacagtgtacttagttatataataaatcttttttttttaaaaagagttccaggacagccaaggctatatagagaaagaaagaaaggaaggaaggaaggaaggaaggaaggaaggaagaaagaaagaaagaaagaaagaaagaaagaaagaaagaaagaaagaaagaaagaaagaaagagagaggaaacaaGGGGAGACTAAGAGACTCGAAAGTGCCTGGTGTCTATGTGCTCAGTAGGTGGTGAATAGTGCTAACATTGATTTCCCGTGTTGCATCTTGTCCTGTCCCCATTTTTCTATCTCCCTGCCcgttcacctctctctctccctctccatgcaATCCGTGCTGCCATCTCTCTACCCACGTCCTACCTTGGCCTCTCCTCTGTTGCCCCGATGCAGTTGGAGTTCGTGGACTACGTATTCCACGGGGAGCGTGGCCGCCGAGAGACAGCCAACCTGGAGTTGTTGCTGCAGCGCTGTAGCGAGGTCACTCACTGGGTGGCGACCGAGGTGCTGCTCTGTGAGGCCCCGGGCAAGCGTGTACAGCTGCTCAAGAAGTTCATCAAGATCGCAGCCATGTGAGTGCTGCTGGTGGAGGCTGGGAAGGGCACAGTGACCCCGTGACCTCTAACCccgcctccctcccccccctcccgcaCAGCTGCAAGCAGAACCAGGACCTGCTGTCCTTCTACGCTGTGGTCATGGGGCTGGACAACGCGGCTGTCAGCCGCCTGCGGCTCACCTGGGAGGTGAGGCGACCTgacctctcccttctctgcccaCAGTTGTCCCACCCCAGGATCTGGGCTCTCGGGATAGAGAGCTTTGCCCATGTGTTTGCCCCGCCTGGGTCTCAGGCAGCTCATGGAGGGAGCACTTCGGTGCTGTGTGAAGTTTCTCAGGCAGTTTCAAGCTCCCTGGCTCTATGCCCTCACCTTctcatttctcctcccctctggAAATATGTCTATAACTCTCTGAGGAAGACTAGTCACACGCCCCCATGACATTCAAGGACCGCCACActgacatttctttcattttttctttttttcccttccttcaaaCTCTCTGCAGAAGCTGCCAGGGAAATTCAAGAACCTGTTCCGTAAATTTGAGAGCTTGACGGTGAGTGGAACTGCGTTGTTTTCTCAGCCTCCAGGGAGTGGGAGATGTCTTTGGGGGTACAGCAGGCCCATTTGTCTCTGAACCTTCTTCTGTGGAATACTAGGACCCCTGCCGGAACCATAAAAGCTACAGAGAAGTCATCTCCAAGATGAAACCCCCTCTGATTCCATTCGTGCCCCTGATCCTCAAAGGTCAGTCCCTCCTAGGCTGTGCTCTTCTCTTCCCGAattcccttctcccatcccccacccccaccccactccttaGTCCCCTCTCAACGCAGCAGTGGGCGGCGCCCTCTTGCCAAGAAGACCCCAGAACTGCGCATGGGCATATTCTAGCGAATGGGACAGGTCCccctctcctgctctgtcctcacaTTTAGCTGTCTTCCTGATCCATAGACCTGACCTTCCTACATGAGGGGAGCAAGACCCTCGTGGATGGCCTGGTGAACATTGAGAAGCTGGTGAGTGGAACTGCCAACCCCTGTCCTGTGAGTGAGGGGctgccttccccctctccctcctgtcaCGGTCCCCAAATAGCAGCCGTCCTCTCTGCTGCCCAGCTTGCCTAACAGACTCCAGCCTGTCTCCCTGGTGGCATCACTGTGGCAACCCACCCACAAGAGGCAAGGCTGACAGGCAGCTTGGGGGTAATTCAACCTCCCCTCTCTTGGCACCTTGCTATTACCCGGCCTTCGGCCCTTCAGAGGCCCTGTTGATGGAGACTGAAGAGAGTAGGAGAACTCAGTAGAGAGTAAAGGGGGGAGGCCTCCGACTGCGTCCTTTACAGGGGCTAATTCCTTGTCATCTTCCAGCATTCAGTGGCCGAGAAAGTGAGGACAATCCGAAAATACCGGAGCCGGCCCCTCTGTGAGTACCCTGGGCTCAGTGAGCTTCCCTGTGGGACTGTGGCAGCGGAGGGATGGGAGAGCAAGCGCCACGTTCAAGTGTGTATTTTCTTAGACTGCTCAGTTCTCCATTCTTGCCTTGGGTGCCTGCCAACACCTGTCCCCCTTCACACACCCCTTTGCCCTACCCTGCCTGGCATGCCTGTAGGGGATAAAGGGAGACTGGGAGTCTGaccacctctccctcccttcatcccaggCCTAGACATGGAGGCCTCCCCACATCACCTGCAGACCAAGGCGTACGTGCGCCAGTTCCAGG
This sequence is a window from Mus pahari chromosome 14, PAHARI_EIJ_v1.1, whole genome shotgun sequence. Protein-coding genes within it:
- the Rapgefl1 gene encoding rap guanine nucleotide exchange factor-like 1 encodes the protein MKPLEKFLKKQTSQLAGRAVTGGPGGGPGSCGGPGGGGGSGGGGGPAGGLRPLQRRQSVSRLLLPAFLREPPTEPGLEPPVEEEGGEPLGVSEEPGSGGPCWLQLEEVSGPGPIGSGVPLRSPSSYSSDELSPGEPLASPPWAPLGAPERPEHLLNRVLERLAGGSTRDSSASDILLDDIVLTHSLFLPTEKFLQELHQYFVQSRNVEGPEGLGRKQACLALLLHFLDTYQGLLQEEEGAGHIIKELYLLIMKDESLYQDLREDTLRLHQLVETAELKIPEESQPPSKQVKPLFRHFRRIDSCLQTRVAFRGSDEIFCRVYMPDHSYVTIRSRLSASVQDILGSVTEKLQYSEEPAEREDALILVAVASSGEKVLLQPTEDCVFTTLGINSHLFACTRDSYEALVPLPEEIQVSPGDTEIHRVEPEDVANHLTAFHWELFRCVHELEFVDYVFHGERGRRETANLELLLQRCSEVTHWVATEVLLCEAPGKRVQLLKKFIKIAAICKQNQDLLSFYAVVMGLDNAAVSRLRLTWEKLPGKFKNLFRKFESLTDPCRNHKSYREVISKMKPPLIPFVPLILKDLTFLHEGSKTLVDGLVNIEKLHSVAEKVRTIRKYRSRPLCLDMEASPHHLQTKAYVRQFQVIDNQNHLFELSYKLEANSQ